In the genome of Raphanus sativus cultivar WK10039 chromosome 4, ASM80110v3, whole genome shotgun sequence, one region contains:
- the LOC108848971 gene encoding cytochrome P450 76C2-like isoform X3: MDRLCVCTYVPHRLLRKISATHMFSPQCLDATKTVRMKKVNELVTFISEICERGESVNIARASFVTSLNLISNTLFSTDLGSYDPRTSMELQESVVRIMETIGKPNLANYFPLIGFIDVQGIRKEMKVCSDVLFQVFQGFIDARNNDKSSRSEGDLLDSLMDLVKENGSELNVNDIKHFLYDLFLAGTDTNSTTVEWAMAELLRNPKTMAKAQAEMDDVVGPNGVVQESHISDLPYLQALVKETLRLHPPGPLLGPHKAETNVEVLGFLVPKNAQVLVNAWYIGRDSSVWENSEQFEPERFLVGREIDVKGRDFELIPFGAGRRICPGMSVAMKTVPLILASLLHSFQWKRQNGVFPEDLNMDESFGVTLHKTNPLCAVPVKKRVNG; this comes from the exons ATGGATCGGCTCTGTGTATGTACTTATGTTCCACATAGGTTATTGAGAAAGATATCGGCGACTCACATGTTCTCCCCACAGTGTCTCGACGCCACCAAGACCGTGCGCATGAAGAAAGTGAATGAACTTGTAACCTTTATAAGCGAAATATGCGAAAGAGGAGAGTCCGTCAACATTGCTCGTGCCTCCTTCGTCACATCACTCAATCTAATTTCAAACACTCTATTTTCGACAGACTTGGGTAGTTATGACCCGAGAACCTCCATGGAGCTCCAAGAATCGGTGGTTCGCATAATGGAAACCATTGGGAAACCAAACCTAGCCAACTATTTTCCACTTATAGGGTTTATTGACGTGCAAGGTATCCGGAAAGAGATGAAAGTATGCTCAGATGTGTTGTTTCAGGTTTTTCAAGGGTTCATCGATGCTCGGAACAATGACAAATCATCTCGGAGCGAAGGTGATCTCTTGGATTCGCTGATGGATTTAGTCAAAGAAAATGGATCCGAGCTCAACGTGAACGACATCAAACACTTTCTCTAC GACTTGTTTCTTGCAGGGACTGATACGAACTCCACCACGGTGGAATGGGCAATGGCTGAGCTACTTCGCAACCCTAAGACAATGGCTAAAGCTCAAGCTGAGATGGACGACGTGGTAGGTCCAAATGGTGTAGTTCAGGAGTCACACATCTCGGATCTTCCGTATTTACAAGCATTAGTGAAAGAGACTCTCCGTTTGCACCCACCGGGTCCACTTCTGGGACCACACAAAGCCGAGACAAATGTAGAGGTTTTAGGGTTTCTCGTGCCTAAGAATGCTCAGGTTTTGGTAAATGCTTGGTATATTGGACGAGATTCGAGCGTTTGGGAAAACTCAGAGCAGTTTGAGCCAGAGAGGTTTCTGGTGGGACGAGAAATTGATGTGAAAGGTAGAGATTTTGAGCTTATACCTTTTGGAGCTGGACGACGAATATGCCCTGGAATGTCTGTGGCTATGAAGACAGTACCTCTTATTCTTGCTTCTCTTCTTCATTCTTTTCAGTGGAAGCGTCAGAACGGTGTCTTTCCTGAGGATTTGAACATGGACGAGAGCTTTGGTGTTACTTTGCATAAGACCAACCCACTTTGTGCAGTCCCGGTTAAGAAGCGTGTGAATGGTTAG
- the LOC108851273 gene encoding BEACH domain-containing protein C1-like — translation MEEDEEKTLNIADKPVAENSFDIGNPSFIPDENADDEGISLDDNFEQVSLREETSLSSTSLDPLVQSPHTHKPKDTTQNVSPELLHLVDSAIMGKPESLDKLKNIVTGAESFGSGEDAETIAFLVIDSLLATMGGVESFEEDEDSNPPSVMLNSRAAIVSGELIPTLPCYGDSVVFMSPRTLMVRGLLAILRSCTRNRAMCSTAGLLSVLLRSVEEILAKDGNMKWNASALLQCIQHLAGHSLSVEDLHRWLQVIKTSLQTVWSSPLMDALEKAMSGNESRGPSCSFEFVGESSGLLGPGETRWPFTNGYAFATWIYIESFADTLNASTAAAAIAAASAAKSGKTSAAANVHGGEGTAHMPRLFSFLTPDSNQGIEVYFYAQFLVVESGRGRGNRASLHFTHAFKPQCWYFIGLEHTCNQGLLGNSESELRLYIDGSLYETLPFEFPRISKPLSSCCIGSNPPPPASSADRRRRQCALFAEMGPVYIFKEPIGPERMTRLASRGGDVLPCFGNGAGLPWLATNDHVRKWAEESSLLDSELGVYIHLLYHPCLLSGRFCPDASLSGAAGTLRRPAEVIGQVHVATRLKSVESFWALAYGGPMSLLPLTVSNVCKDTLEPSSSNVPLSLTTYSLAAPIFRIISVAIQHPGNNEELSRTRGPEILATILGYLLHSLSSLDLNHDRVEDDELVASIVLVCQSQKINHALKVQLFRTLLLDLKIWSVCNYRLQKKLLSSLQDMVFTEAIAMRDADAIQILLDGCRRCYWTVQEKDSVNTFSLDGDVRPMWEVNALVDELLVIIELLMGAASSSFASADVHRLLGFIVDSPQPNQVARVLHLMFRLVVQPNAAKAQTFAEVFITSNGIETLLVLLQREAKAGDDNVVESVSKDGTRMPTDHSEQSHNNESGLLKQLDSVPQGTHAHDSDSVTISNSMNDDITSSVSETPLSNNTRNNTRNNTDDSDRVVVGIIRLIGALISKGHLKFSPGSKSDGMSNLMSHGLLESGGTMFDDKVSLLLFALLKAFQAAPNRLMTENVYTTLLGTSINGSSTEDGLNFYDSGHRFEHLQLLLILLRSLPFASKALQKRALQDLLFLACSHPENRSSLTKMEEWPEWILETLISNYERDAGRRYASPSSAEVEDLIHNFLIIMLEHSMRQKDGWKDIEAITHCAEWLSIIGGSSTGEKRIRREESLPIFKRRLLGGLLDFAAKELKAQTQVIAAASAEVAAESLAPKEAKAGVENAAQLSVFLVENTIVILMLVEDHLRLQSKQNCAAKAVDVSPSPLSLVYPINNRPYTLTTVGESSEVSSSRASVSSDSGGVHLDILASMADSSGQISTAVMERLAAAAAAEPYESVSCAFVSYGSCTMDLAEGWKYRSRLWYGVGLPPKTTCFGGGGSGWDSWKCSLQKDAHGKWIELPLVKKSVSMLQALLLDESRLGGGLGIGGGSGTGMGGMEALYQLLDSDQPFLCMLRMVLLSLREEDHGEDSLLMKNLSSEDGSSSGPLDISSQMSPSALLWSVLSPFLNMPISNSKRQRVLVTTCVLYSEVWHAVSRDKRPLRKQYLEAILPPFVAILRKWRPLLAGIHELSTADGLNPLAVDDRALAADALPIEAALSMISPEWAAAFASPPSAMALAMIAAGAAGSEAPPPPAPPAPPSLRRDTSLLERKSAKLQSFSSFQKPLQAPKDDTPGTPRAKAAAKAAALAAARDLERSAKIGTGRGLSAVAMATSGQRRTISDMERLQRWNDSEAMGVAWMECLQPVDTKSVYGKDFNALSYKFIAVLVASFALARNMQRSEIDRRKRDDNIVRNRLCMGVRGWRKLIRYLEEMRCFFGPFGDHLCSSKHVFWKLDSMESSLRMRQCLRRNYTGTDHVEEAVNYDDQTDHDATFRAAQEISKEIMYEDDEYKDADDLEHKGKNEERMSGSLEDAIELSSGISDPRPLSDQDVVQNSRDLVLKELDERIVLEVSSSMVRPLRVVKGTFQITTRRINFLVDMSEGQHVDGSESGDQERDRSWLMSSLHQIYSRRYQLRKSALEIFMVDRSNFFFDFGNTEGRSNAYRTIVQARPPHLNNIYLTTQSPEQLLRRTQLMERWSRWEISNFEYLMQLNTLSGRSYNDITQYPVFPWILSDYTSEVLDLTNPSSFRDLSKPIGALNPERLKKFQEQYTNFEDPVIPKFHYSSHYSSAGAVLLYLARVEPFTTLSVQLHGGKFAREDRMFSDIAATWKGVLQDMENVKELVPELFYLPEVLTNENHTKLGTVNLPPWAKTPVDFVHKQRMALESDHVSAHLHEWIDLIFGYKQRGKEAIMSNNVFFYTTYEGTVDIDKIKDPVQQRATQDKIAYLGQTPSQLLTVPHVKRMPLKDVLHMQTIFRNPKEIKPYPVTAPEHCNLPAAAIKASSDNVVVVDMNGPAAHIAQHKWQPNTPDGQSTPFIFHHAKEASTGVTLIRMFKGDSEYPQAQAYGSSGIRSSSVTSITTDGEIITGGHVDNSIKLVSSDGAKTLETAFGHCAPVTCLALSPDSNFLVTGSRDTTLLMWRFHKGVTSQTSESQQTKSSEAPSSASNTLANKGKKRRIEGPIRVLHGHLREVTCCCVSSDHGIVVSSSESPDVLVHSIRKGRLIRRLVGVKANALCISSGGVIVVWSRSDRSISTFTINGVLISKAKLPSSCTISCMELSMDGQNVVVGVNSLSYTGEEDSSSGDNAINILDVPSPSICFLNLYTLKVFHVMKLGKVQNITAMALNIDNTNLLVSTEDKQLIIFTSPSLKSKVVDQNW, via the exons atggaagaagacgaagaaaaaaCACTCAACATTGCTGATAAGCCTGTCGCAGAGAACAGTTTTGATATAGGGAACCCTAGTTTCATTCCTGATGAAAATGCTGATGATGAAGGGATTAGCTTAGATGACAATTTTGAACAAGTTTCTCTAAGAGAGGAGACGTCGCTTTCATCAACGAGTCTAGATCCTCTGGTTCAGTCCCCACATACACACAAACCAAAGGATACAACGCAAAACGTTTCTCCAGAGTTGCTCCATCTAGTTGATTCTGCCATCATGGGCAAGCCTGAAAGCTTAGACAAACTAAAGAACATTGTCACCGGTGCTGAAAGTTTTGGGTCTGGAGAGGACGCAGAGACTATTGCTTTCCTTGTTATTGATTCTCTTTTAGCTACCATGGGTGGAGTTGAGAGCTTTGAAGAGGATGAAGATAGCAACCCACCTAGCGTGATGCTGAACTCTCGTGCCGCCATTGTATCGGGCGAGCTTATCCCTACCCTTCCTTGTTATGGTGATAGTGTTGTCTTCATGTCCCCTAGGACACTCATGGTGAGGGGATTGCTTGCTATCTTACGTTCTTGCACGAGGAACAGAGCTATGTGCTCTACGGCGGGGCTGTTAAGTGTTCTCTTGAGATCGGTAGAGGAGATACTTGCCAAGGATGGCAATATGAAATGGAATGCATCAGCTTTGTTGCAATGTATTCAACACTTAGCTGGACACTCACTTAGTGTAGAAGACTTACATAGATGGCTTCAGGTTATTAAAACATCTCTTCAAACAGTGTGGTCAAGCCCCTTGATGGATGCATTAGAGAAGGCAATGAGCGGTAATGAATCAAGAGGACCTTCATGTAGCTTTGAGTTCGTTGGTGAAAGCTCAGGGCTACTTGGTCCAGGAGAAACTCGTTGGCCTTTTACTAACGGCTATGCATTTGCAACTTGGATTTACATTGAATCATTTGCTGACACACTAAACGCTTCAACCGCAGCCGCCGCCATTGCTGCCGCTTCAGCCGCCAAATCAGGAAAGACATCGGCAGCTGCTAATGTACATGGTGGTGAAGGTACTGCTCATATGCCACGTCTGTTCAGCTTCTTGACTCCTGATAGTAACCAAGGAATCGAAGTGTACTTCTATGCACAGTTCTTAGTAGTTGAGAGTGGTCGTGGGAGAGGAAACAGAGCTTCACTTCATTTCACTCATGCGTTTAAGCCTCAGTGTTGGTACTTCATTGGTCTTGAACATACATGTAACCAAGGGCTCTTAGGAAACTCAGAGAGTGAGCTGCGTCTGTACATAGACGGTTCCTTGTATGAGACTCTTCCTTTTGAGTTTCCTCGTATATCCAAACCACTTTCTTCTTGTTGCATTGGATCAAACCCTCCTCCTCCTGCATCATCTGCTGACCGTCGTCGGCGTCAGTGTGCTTTGTTTGCTGAGATGGGACCAGTGTACATATTTAAAGAACCCATTGGTCCTGAAAGAATGACAAGATTAGCATCAAGAGGTGGTGATGTTTTGCCTTGTTTTGGAAATGGGGCTGGTCTTCCATGGTTAGCTACAAATGACCATGTCCGAAAATGGGCAGAGGAAAGCAGTCTTTTGGATTCAGAGCTTGGAGTGTACATTCACTTACTTTACCACCCATGTCTACTAAGTGGACGGTTCTGTCCAGATGCTTCTCTCTCTGGAGCTGCAG GTACTTTAAGACGACCAGCTGAAGTGATTGGACAAGTCCATGTAGCAACGAGATTGAAGTCAGTGGAGTCCTTCTGGGCCTTAGCTTATGGAGGACCAATGTCTTTGCTTCCTCTAACAGTTAGCAATGTGTGTAAAGATACTCTTGAGCCATCTTCTAGTAATGTCCCATTGTCTTTGACTACATACTCTCTTGCTGCACCTATCTTTAGAATCATCTCAGTTGCTATTCAACATCCTGGGAACAATGAAGAGTTGTCTCGTACTCGAGGCCCTGAGATTCTAGCCACCATCCTTGGTTACCTTCTTCACTCACTCTCATCACTTGATCTCAACCATGATAGAGTAGAAGATGATGAGCTAGTTGCTTCCATTGTGTTGGTTTGTCAGTCTCAAAAGATCAACCATGCTCTCAAAGTGCAGCTCTTCCGGACACTACTATTGGATCTGAAAATATGGAGTGTGTGCAACTACAGACTTCAGAAGAAGCTCTTGTCATCTCTTCAAGATATGGTCTTCACTGAAGCAATAGCTATGAGGGATGCTGATGCTATTCAGATACTTCTTGATGGATGTAGGAGATGTTACTGGACGGTTCAAGAGAAAGACTCTGTGAACACTTTTTCTCTAGATGGGGATGTGCGTCCAATGTGGGAAGTTAATGCATTGGTTGATGAGCTTTTGGTGATCATTGAACTTCTAATGGGAGCAGCATCTTCTTCCTTTGCTTCTGCTGATGTTCACAGATTACTTGGATTCATAGTTGATAGTCCACAGCCAAATCAG GTTGCAAGAGTATTACATCTCATGTTTAGGTTGGTTGTACAGCCAAATGCTGCAAAGGCTCAGACTTTTGCAGAGGTATTCATCACATCAAATGGGATAGAAACACTTCTTGTTCTTCTCCAGAGAGAAGCTAAAGCAGGTGATGACAACGTTGTAGAATCTGTGTCTAAGGATGGAACAAGAATGCCAACTGATCATAGTGAACAGAGTCATAACAATGAGTCTGGTTTGTTAAAGCAGTTGGATTCAGTTCCACAAGGCACTCATGCTCATGATAGTGACTCAGTTACCATCTCCAACTCCATGAATGATGACATAACATCCTCTGTTTCTGAAACTCCACTCAGTAACAACACAAGGAACAATACAAGAAACAATACGGACGATAGTGACCGCGTTGTGGTTGGAATCATTAGATTGATAGGTGCCTTGATTTCAAAAGGGCACTTAAAGTTTTCTCCTGGTTCCAAGTCTGATGGCATGAGCAACCTCATGAGTCATGGGCTTCTTGAAAGTGGTGGAACAATGTTTGATGATAAAGTATCTTTGCTTCTATTTGCATTGCTTAAAGCATTTCAAGCAGCTCCAAACAGGTTGATGACTGAGAATGTCTATACAACTTTGCTTGGGACCTCG ATTAATGGTTCATCAACAGAGGATGGCCTGAACTTTTATGATTCAGGTCATCGCTTTGAACACCTTCAGCTTCTGTTAATCCTCTTGCGTTCTCTACCGTTTGCATCTAAGGCTCTACAAAAACGAGCGCTTCAG GATCTTCTATTTTTGGCTTGTAGCCATCCTGAAAACAGAAGCAGCCTGACAAAAATGGAAGAGTGGCCTGAGTGGATCTTGGAGACCTTGATCTCAAACTACGAG AGAGATGCAGGGAGACGGTATGCTTCACCTAGTTCTGCTGAGGTGGAAGATCTGATTCATAACTTCTTGATTATAATGTTGGAACATTCAATGCGCCAGAAGGATGGTTGGAAG GATATTGAGGCTATAACTCATTGTGCAGAGTGGCTCTCTATTATTGGTGGGTCTAGCACTGGAGAGAAACGCATTAG GCGTGAGGAATCACTGCCAATTTTCAAAAGAAGGCTTCTTGGTGGGTTGCTAGACTTTGCTGCCAAAGAACTAAAAGCTCAG ACTCAAGTTATCGCTGCTGCATCAGCTGAAGTCGCAGCAGAGAGTCTAGCACCAAAAGAAGCAAAGGCTGGAGTTGAAAACGCTGCTCAGCTTTCAGTGTTTCTTGTGGAAAACACAATTGTGATTTTGATGCTTGTGGAAGATCATTTGAGACTACAAAGCAAGCAGAACTGTGCTGCAAAAGCAGTCGATGTTTCTCCATCTCCTCTGTCTCTTGTTTATCCCATTAACAACCGTCCGTACACATTGACCACAGTAGGAGAATCATCAGAGGTTTCTAGCAGCCGTGCTTCAGTGTCCAGTGATTCAGGAGGGGTCCATTTAGAT ATACTTGCTTCAATGGCTGATTCAAGTGGCCAAATATCTACAGCAGTAATGGAGCGTCTTGCTGCTGCTGCAGCAGCTGAGCCTTATGAATCTGTTTCATGCGCCTTTGTTTCATATGGTAGCTGTACAATGGACTTGGCTGAGGGCTGGAAGTACAGGAGTAGATTGTGGTATGGTGTTGGACTACCTCCTAAAACAACTTGTTTTGGTGGTGGTGGAAGTGGTTGGGACTCTTGGAAATGTTCTTTACAAAAAGATGCTCATGGCAAATGGATTGAACTTCCTTTGGTTAAAAAATCAGTATCCATGCTTCAAGCTTTGCTGCTTGATGAGTCTAGACTTGGAGGTGGCCTAGGAATTGGTGGAGGGTCTGGTACTGGGATGGGAGGGATGGAAGCTCTTTACCAGTTGCTGGATAGTGATCAGCCTTTCTTATGCATGCTTAGAATGGTTCTCTTGTCTTTGAGGGAAGAAGACCATGGTGAAGATAGTTTGTTGATGAAAAATTTAAGTTCTGAAGATGGTTCTTCTAGTGGACCATTAGATATCAGTTCTCAGATGTCACCATCAGCATTATTGTGGAG TGTGCTATCTCCTTTTTTAAACATGCCAATATCTAATTCAAAGAGGCAGAGAGTATTGGTTACTACATGTGTTCTATATTCTGAG GTATGGCATGCTGTGAGCAGAGACAAAAGGCCACTAAGAAAGCAGTATTTAGAGGCTATACTACCACCATTTGTTGCAATTCTAAGAAAGTGGCGACCTCTTTTAGCTGGCATTCATGAACTTTCCACTGCTGATGGTTTGAATCCTCTTGCTGTTGATGATCGTGCCTTGGCTGCTGATGCACTTCCCATTGAG GCGGCTCTTTCTATGATATCTCCTGAGTGGGCAGCTGCTTTTGCATCTCCTCCTTCTGCAATGGCACTAGCCATGATAGCCGCAGGTGCAGCTGGTTCGGAAGCGCCTCCACCTCCAGCACCACCAGCACCTCCATCTCTTAGGCGAGACACTTCACTGCTTGAGCGTAAGAGTGCCAAACTTCAGAGCTTCTCAAGCTTCCAGAAGCCCTTGCAGGCTCCCAAAGATGACACACCAGGTACACCAAGAGCTAAGGCTGCTGCAAAAGCAGCTGCCCTGGCTGCAGCACGAGATCTTGAACGTAGTGCCAAGATTGGTACGGGGAGAGGTTTAAGTGCTGTTGCAATGGCCACATCTGGTCAGAGGAGGACCATCAGTGACATGGAGCGTTTACAGAGGTGGAACGACTCTGAAGCTATGGGAGTAGCATGGATGGAGTGTCTCCAACCAGTGGATACAAAATCAGTTTATGGCAAAGACTTTAATGCCTTGTCCTACAAGTTTATTGCTGTGCTTGTTGCAAGCTTTGCCTTGGCACGTAACATGCAGAGATCTGAG ATTGATAGGCGTAAACGAGATGATAACATAGTGAGGAACCGCTTGTGCATGGGAGTACGTGGTTGGAGAAAATTAATACGTTACTTGGAAGAGATGAGATGCTTCTTTGGACCCTTTGGAGACCATTTATGCAGTTCCAAACAC GTTTTCTGGAAACTGGATTCTATGGAAAGTTCTTTAAGAATGAGACAGTGTTTAAGGAGGAACTACACTGGTACTGATCATGTTGAGGAAGCAGTAAACTATGATGATCAGACAGACCATGATGCAACTTTTCGTGCTGCTCAAGAAATATCAAAGGAGATAAtgtatgaagatgatgaatatAAGGATGCAGATGATCTTGAACACAAAGGGAAAAATGAAGAGAGGATGTCTGGCTCACTTGAGGATGCAATAGAACTGTCAAGTGGTATCAGTGATCCTCGACCATTGAGTGACCAAGACGTGGTTCAAAATTCTAGAGACTTGGTTCTCAAGGAACTTGATGAAAGGATTGTTCTTGAAGTTTCATCTTCTATGGTCCGACCACTAAGGGTTGTGAAAGGAACCTTTCAGATAACAACAAGGAGaataaattttcttgttgacATGAGTGAAGGCCAACATGTGGATGGTTCAGAATCAGGAGACCAAGAAAGAGATCGAAGTTGGTTGATGTCTTCTCTTCATCAGATTTATAGCCGAAG ATATCAACTTCGAAAGAGTGCTTTGGAAATATTCATGGTCGACCGTTCAAACTTCTTCTTTGATTTTGGG AACACTGAGGGAAGAAGTAATGCATATAGGACTATTGTTCAAGCAAGGCCTCCtcatttaaacaatatatacttGACAACTCag AGTCCAGAACAACTTTTGAGAAGAACTCAGTTAATGGAACGATGGTCTAGATGGGAG ATCAGCAACTTTGAGTACTTAATGCAGCTCAACACGTTGTCTGGACGTAGTTATAATGACATCACTCAG TATCCTGTTTTCCCATGGATTCTGTCTGACTATACATCAGAAGTCTTGGACCTAACAAATCCATCTAGCTTTAGAGATCTTTCTAAG CCTATTGGTGCATTAAACCCAGAGCGGCTCAAGAAGTTTCAAGAACAGTATACAAACTTTGAAGATCCAGTAATCCCCAAGTTCCATTATAGTTCACATTACTCAAGTGCTGGAGCA GTGTTGCTTTATCTAGCTAGAGTGGAACCTTTTACAACACTTTCAGTTCAGCTGCACGGTGGAAAGTTCGCCCGGGAAGACCGAATGTTTTCAGACATAGCAGCCACATGGAAAGGAGTTCTCCAAGATATGGAGAATGTGAAGGAGCTG GTTCCAGAGTTGTTTTACCTTCCCGAGGTGTTGACCAACGAGAATCATACAAAGCTTGGTACTGTAAACCTTCCTCCGTGGGCTAAAACCCCTGTTGACTTTGTACACAAGCAACGAATGGCTCTTGAGAGCGACCATGTCTCTGCACATTTGCATGAATGGATTGATCTCATTTTTGG GTATAAGCAACGTGGTAAGGAAGCTATAATGTCAAATAATGTGTTCTTCTACACTACATACGAAGGGACTGTTGATATAGACAAGATCAAGGATCCTGTACAACAACGAGCTACTCAGGACAAGATAGCTTACCTAGGGCAAACACCTTCCCAGCTTTTGACTGTGCCTCACGTCAAAAGAATGCCTCTTAAAGATGTCCTTCACATGCAG ACAATCTTTAGGAACCCAAAGGAGATAAAACCGTATCCAGTTACAGCTCCAGAGCACTGCAACTTACCTGCTGCAGCCATCAAGGCATCTTCTGATAACGTTGTGGTCGTTGACATGAATGGTCCTGCAGCACATATTGCACAGCATAAGTGGCAACCAAACACACCTGACGGCCAGAGCACTCCTTTCATCTTTCATCACGCCAAGGAGGCTTCAACTGGTGTGACGTTGATACGTATGTTCAAAGGTGATTCTGAATATCCTCAAGCACAGGCTTATGGGTCATCAGGAATCAGAAGTTCTTCAGTGACTTCTATTACAACCGATGGAGAGATTATCACTG gTGGACATGTGGATAATAGCATCAAGCTAGTCTCATCTGATGGAGCCAAAACACTAGAAACAGCTTTTGGTCACTGTGCTCCTGTAACATGCCTAGCTTTGTCTCCAGACAGCAACTTCCTTGTGACAGGTTCAAGAGATACAACTCTTTTGATGTGGAGGTTTCACAAGGGAGTCACTTCTCAAACAAGTGAGTCCCAACAGACTAAAAGCTCTGAGGCACCTTCCTCCGCAAGCAACACCTTGGCTAACAAAGGCAAAAAGCGACGCATTGAAGGTCCCATACGAGTGCTACATGGCCACTTAAGAGAAGTAACATGTTGCTGTGTTAGCTCAGATCATGGAATAGTTGTTTCTTCCTCTGAATCACCGGATGTTCTAGTGCATTCCATAAGGAAAGGCCGACTAATAAGACGGCTTGTTGGCGTCAAAGCCAATGCTCTATGCATCTCTTCTGGTGGAGTTATAGTGGTTTGGAGTAGATCAGATCGTTCTATCAGCACGTTCACTATCAATGGTGTTCTTATTTCGAAAGCGAAACTTCCTTCCTCTTGTACTATAAGCTGCATGGAACTATCCATGGATGGTCAAAACGTTGTGGTCGGCGTGAACTCGTTGTCCTACACTGGTGAAGAAGATTCATCAAGTGGAGACAATGCAATTAACATACTGGACGTTCCATCTCCATCTATATGCTTCCTCAATTTATATACTCTCAAG